From one Pseudomonas fluorescens genomic stretch:
- the catA gene encoding type A chloramphenicol O-acetyltransferase, which produces MVNNTLGYSKFDVATWARKEHFEILSTVGSCTFSQTAQLDVTELLAYTKAEGLKFYPVMIHVIAKLVNKFPEFRMAMKDGELVLWDVVHPSYTIFHESTETFSSLWTCYEDDLGAFLQGYSSDREKYGRDLSYFPREEYAENVFYVSANPWVSFTSFNFNVADASNFFAPMFTIGKYYSQGESVFMPLAVQVHHAVCDGFHVGRVINEIQQSCNALSGI; this is translated from the coding sequence ATGGTAAACAATACCCTTGGGTACTCGAAATTTGATGTTGCGACTTGGGCCCGAAAAGAGCATTTCGAAATATTAAGTACGGTGGGTTCGTGTACGTTTAGTCAAACTGCGCAGCTGGACGTCACAGAGTTGCTAGCTTACACAAAAGCTGAAGGGCTGAAGTTCTATCCGGTGATGATCCATGTTATCGCCAAGCTAGTGAACAAGTTCCCTGAATTTCGAATGGCAATGAAGGATGGTGAACTGGTTTTATGGGATGTGGTTCATCCGAGTTACACCATCTTCCATGAGAGTACAGAGACCTTCTCATCGCTATGGACCTGCTATGAAGACGATCTGGGCGCCTTTCTGCAAGGGTACTCAAGTGATCGGGAGAAGTATGGGCGCGATCTTTCCTATTTTCCTAGGGAGGAATACGCTGAAAACGTTTTTTACGTCTCGGCGAATCCATGGGTGAGCTTCACTAGCTTTAACTTCAATGTGGCTGATGCGAGTAATTTCTTTGCGCCAATGTTTACGATTGGTAAGTACTACTCACAAGGTGAAAGCGTTTTCATGCCGTTAGCAGTGCAAGTGCATCATGCAGTGTGTGACGGCTTTCATGTGGGTAGAGTAATCAATGAGATTCAGCAGTCGTGCAACGCGCTCAGCGGGATCTGA
- the tssB gene encoding type VI secretion system contractile sheath small subunit — MASSSFQNEVPKARVNIKLDLHTGGAQKKVELPLKLMVMGDYSNGKEQRSLPERSKVNINKHNFDSVLAEFTPSLKLTVDNALLNDGSDTAVDLRFQSLKDFEPEQVARQIPQLRALLAMRNLLRDLKSNLLDNATFRHELERILKDDALSDELRAELSALAPQVDR; from the coding sequence ATGGCATCAAGTAGTTTTCAGAACGAAGTACCTAAGGCACGGGTCAACATAAAGCTCGATTTGCACACTGGCGGTGCCCAGAAAAAGGTTGAGCTTCCGCTCAAGTTGATGGTGATGGGTGACTACAGTAATGGCAAAGAGCAGCGCTCGTTGCCTGAGCGATCCAAGGTCAACATCAACAAGCATAATTTCGATAGCGTACTGGCTGAATTCACGCCAAGCCTGAAGCTGACGGTTGACAATGCGCTGCTCAATGACGGCAGCGACACTGCTGTCGATCTGAGATTTCAGAGTCTGAAAGACTTTGAGCCAGAGCAGGTGGCTCGGCAAATACCACAGCTGCGTGCCTTGCTGGCAATGCGCAACCTGCTGCGCGACCTCAAATCGAATCTGTTGGACAACGCGACCTTTCGCCATGAGTTGGAGCGCATCCTCAAGGATGACGCGTTGAGTGATGAGCTCAGGGCTGAATTGTCTGCTCTGGCGCCCCAAGTCGATCGCTAA
- a CDS encoding eCIS core domain-containing protein, with the protein MQGVLGDAINLVAPGTGTSLDDAHRQLKENIEPYKQLEEGASNTVRESLVQASAPILQEMISRSRDDAISAGVEPIPLNIRKNLHGFIPDSILNMAKFRVQGGGDLSLQVNSIRYGDAQAITLDYVIVFKDTNGALYNPSLWAHEFTHVIQYQDWGLAEPSAPSYPVMAGNFSQ; encoded by the coding sequence ATGCAGGGGGTGCTGGGGGATGCGATCAACTTAGTTGCCCCTGGAACCGGCACTTCACTAGACGATGCCCATAGGCAATTAAAAGAAAACATAGAGCCTTACAAGCAGCTTGAGGAAGGTGCTTCCAATACTGTTCGGGAGTCTCTTGTGCAGGCGTCTGCGCCGATACTCCAAGAAATGATCTCTCGCTCTAGAGATGATGCCATCAGCGCCGGTGTCGAACCAATCCCTCTAAACATCAGAAAAAATCTACACGGATTTATTCCTGATAGCATTCTCAATATGGCGAAATTCAGGGTGCAGGGCGGTGGAGATCTATCTCTACAGGTGAACTCCATTCGTTATGGCGACGCACAAGCGATAACACTGGACTACGTAATCGTTTTCAAAGATACGAACGGCGCATTGTACAACCCTTCTCTCTGGGCACACGAGTTTACTCACGTCATACAGTATCAAGATTGGGGATTGGCAGAGCCTTCGGCTCCCTCATACCCCGTAATGGCGGGAAATTTCAGCCAGTAA
- a CDS encoding DUF3606 domain-containing protein: protein MADDLSKRGPQDRNRVNTSEAWELSFWSTKFGVTKDQLIAAVKAVGPMADDVRKKLGK, encoded by the coding sequence ATGGCTGATGATTTAAGCAAGCGCGGCCCTCAAGACCGCAACCGCGTGAATACCTCTGAGGCATGGGAGCTGTCGTTTTGGTCTACCAAATTTGGGGTGACGAAGGACCAGCTGATTGCAGCTGTTAAAGCTGTTGGCCCCATGGCAGATGACGTGCGGAAAAAGCTCGGCAAGTAA
- the tssC gene encoding type VI secretion system contractile sheath large subunit: protein MSVEQSSAQSRGAAVLSENSHGVYSALFDKINLSPIAQLGDIDAFQHPEALSEVSADERVTASVSVFLNLLKQSARKVERLDRTLLDEHIASLDAQISRQLDAVMHHPDFQRVESTWRGVKSLIDQTDFRQNVRIELLDVSKEHLVQDFEDAPEIAQSGFYLHTYTQEYDTPGGEPIAAAISNYEFDCSPQDIALLRNVSKVAAAAHMPFIGSVGPAFFGKKTMEEVAAIKDIGNYLDRAEYIKWHSFTESDDARYTGLLMPRVLGRLPYGPDTTPVLTFNYGENVKGPDHEKYLWISAAFAFAANMVRSFIANGWCVQIRGPQSGGAVTDLPIHLYDLGTGNQVKIPSEVMIPETREFEFANLGFIPLSYYKNRDYACFFSANSAQKPALYDTADATANSRINARLPYIFLLSRIAHYLKLIQRENIGTTKDRRLLELELNKWVGGLVTEMTDPGDDLQASHPLRDARVIVEDIEDNPGFFRVKLYAVPHFQVEGMDVNLSLVSQMPKAKA from the coding sequence ATGTCTGTAGAGCAATCTTCTGCGCAATCGCGCGGCGCTGCGGTGTTGTCTGAAAACAGCCATGGCGTTTACTCCGCCCTGTTCGATAAGATCAACTTGAGTCCCATCGCGCAACTGGGTGACATTGACGCGTTTCAGCATCCGGAAGCATTGTCCGAGGTATCCGCTGATGAGCGGGTCACTGCCTCAGTGAGTGTGTTTTTGAACTTGCTCAAGCAGTCAGCGCGAAAAGTCGAGCGTCTGGATAGAACGCTGTTGGATGAGCATATTGCTTCGCTGGATGCACAAATCAGTCGTCAGCTCGATGCAGTAATGCACCATCCCGACTTCCAGCGTGTGGAGTCGACTTGGCGTGGCGTGAAATCGCTGATCGATCAAACCGATTTTCGCCAGAATGTTCGAATCGAATTGCTGGATGTCAGTAAAGAGCATCTGGTGCAGGACTTCGAGGATGCGCCAGAAATTGCCCAGAGTGGCTTCTATCTGCATACCTACACCCAGGAGTATGACACCCCTGGAGGTGAGCCAATTGCTGCGGCCATTTCGAATTATGAGTTCGATTGCAGCCCACAGGATATCGCTTTGCTGCGCAATGTTTCGAAGGTTGCGGCGGCAGCACATATGCCATTCATTGGTTCCGTTGGGCCCGCATTTTTTGGCAAGAAAACGATGGAAGAAGTTGCCGCCATCAAAGATATTGGCAACTACTTGGACCGTGCCGAGTACATAAAATGGCACAGTTTCACCGAGAGCGATGATGCCCGGTATACGGGTTTGTTGATGCCGCGCGTGTTAGGGCGGCTGCCCTATGGGCCAGATACCACGCCCGTACTCACCTTCAACTACGGTGAAAACGTCAAGGGCCCAGATCATGAAAAATACCTGTGGATCAGTGCTGCATTCGCTTTTGCTGCGAATATGGTCCGCAGCTTCATTGCCAACGGCTGGTGTGTGCAAATTCGTGGCCCGCAATCCGGCGGTGCAGTCACTGACCTGCCGATCCATCTGTACGATTTGGGTACCGGCAACCAGGTGAAGATCCCCTCGGAGGTGATGATTCCCGAGACGCGTGAGTTCGAATTCGCCAACCTCGGTTTCATTCCTCTGTCGTACTACAAGAATCGTGATTACGCCTGCTTCTTCTCGGCCAACTCTGCCCAGAAGCCTGCGCTGTATGACACCGCCGACGCGACTGCTAACAGCCGAATCAATGCGCGCTTGCCGTATATCTTCCTGCTGTCGCGTATTGCCCATTACCTCAAGCTGATCCAGCGCGAAAACATCGGCACGACCAAAGACCGGCGCTTGTTGGAACTGGAACTGAACAAGTGGGTAGGCGGGCTGGTCACCGAAATGACCGATCCGGGGGACGATCTTCAGGCTTCGCATCCTCTGCGCGATGCCAGGGTGATCGTGGAAGACATCGAAGACAATCCGGGTTTCTTCCGTGTGAAGTTGT
- a CDS encoding bleomycin resistance protein translates to MKMNTLVPEMIVSDLKRSLDFYCLILGFQIEYERPEDRFTFLSFQGSQLMLEQDDLEESPWRVGPLLSPYGRGMNLSIQCSDTKALARAIEDAGIELRRPIEECWYRDKERLHGELNFLVLDPDGYLLRFTQSLGFRAVEHQAID, encoded by the coding sequence ATGAAGATGAACACGTTAGTTCCAGAGATGATTGTCTCTGACTTAAAACGAAGCTTAGATTTTTACTGCCTGATTCTGGGCTTCCAAATTGAATACGAAAGGCCTGAAGACAGATTCACTTTCCTGTCCTTTCAAGGGAGCCAATTGATGCTGGAGCAGGATGACTTGGAAGAGTCTCCATGGCGTGTTGGCCCTCTATTATCACCCTATGGCCGAGGGATGAATCTTTCGATTCAGTGCTCTGATACCAAAGCTTTGGCTAGGGCCATCGAAGACGCTGGTATTGAATTGCGCAGACCCATTGAAGAGTGCTGGTACCGAGATAAAGAGCGCCTGCACGGAGAACTTAATTTTTTGGTGCTTGATCCAGATGGTTATCTGTTGCGGTTCACTCAGAGCTTAGGTTTCAGAGCAGTCGAGCATCAAGCGATAGACTGA